In the genome of bacterium, one region contains:
- a CDS encoding ATP-binding protein, giving the protein MGKKKKIFLDHIKEYHFEFKHLMVIFIVLVFSQMLITYIHKISLRNFLIETRKRYQHDFINSLANMSATSLELILEISSETKVNDEDARKLVQAFNIVLSQQLLQPHVQEAVLLLESEGKIVPIDDGQHLFRFLFRNEYNQEYSDIHKVAVNMYLEKRDVIRETEQIFTISEGNQIFHIFVPFVLRGEYSGVFYMKAAPSFGFITNEILASYNQTSLIFTILILFGFLGMFYISSYTISERDKTQRLLFEERENKIREDIIYKKEVLFTKRIYHTHHKAEKVMGFIKEDLRQLSEDTFDETKYRIIKYANFISRVIYDMKWYDPPVQTIRNTIFSTNLNEVTKFLVDNLFMRISTESDQFHFKLDFDENLPSIHVNEFVVWEILEPLIQNCIDHSKRNKVDIGISTRFIQNKNSILIIIEDNGKGIEDFLLETDENNEQIIFKENISTKFDQKENGYGCYIAYELAKGRCGWDIKAENKEDGGAKFTITVKNI; this is encoded by the coding sequence ATGGGGAAAAAGAAAAAGATATTCTTAGATCACATTAAGGAATACCACTTTGAATTTAAACATCTTATGGTGATATTTATTGTGTTAGTGTTTTCACAGATGCTGATAACTTATATACATAAAATATCACTTAGAAATTTTTTAATTGAAACGCGAAAAAGATATCAACATGATTTTATTAACAGTCTGGCTAATATGTCTGCGACATCTCTTGAGTTAATACTTGAGATATCCAGTGAAACCAAGGTAAACGACGAAGATGCAAGAAAATTAGTACAGGCTTTTAATATTGTGTTGAGCCAACAGTTGTTGCAGCCTCATGTACAAGAAGCAGTTTTATTACTAGAGAGTGAAGGTAAGATTGTTCCTATTGATGATGGCCAGCATCTTTTCAGGTTTCTATTTAGGAATGAATACAATCAGGAATATTCGGATATTCATAAAGTAGCTGTAAATATGTACTTAGAAAAAAGGGATGTAATAAGAGAGACTGAGCAAATATTTACGATTAGTGAAGGAAATCAGATTTTTCATATTTTTGTTCCATTTGTGCTTAGAGGGGAGTACTCAGGTGTTTTTTATATGAAAGCAGCGCCTTCATTTGGATTTATAACAAATGAGATTTTGGCAAGTTATAATCAAACCAGTCTGATTTTTACTATACTAATTCTTTTTGGTTTTTTAGGTATGTTTTACATAAGCTCATATACTATAAGTGAAAGAGATAAAACTCAGCGATTGTTATTTGAAGAAAGAGAAAACAAAATACGGGAAGATATCATATATAAGAAGGAAGTGCTTTTTACAAAAAGGATTTACCATACCCATCACAAGGCGGAGAAAGTAATGGGGTTTATTAAAGAAGATCTGAGGCAGCTTTCTGAAGATACATTTGATGAGACTAAATATCGCATAATTAAATATGCAAATTTTATTTCTCGTGTTATTTATGATATGAAATGGTATGATCCTCCAGTACAGACAATTCGCAACACCATATTCTCAACTAATTTGAATGAAGTTACGAAGTTTTTAGTGGACAATTTATTCATGCGTATTTCCACTGAATCGGATCAATTCCATTTTAAACTTGATTTTGATGAAAATCTGCCTTCTATTCATGTAAATGAATTTGTGGTTTGGGAAATTTTGGAACCGCTTATTCAGAATTGTATTGACCACAGTAAAAGAAACAAAGTCGATATCGGAATCTCAACTCGTTTTATACAAAATAAAAACAGCATTTTGATAATTATTGAAGACAATGGAAAGGGAATTGAGGATTTTCTTTTAGAGACAGATGAGAATAATGAACAAATTATTTTTAAGGAAAACATATCTACAAAATTTGATCAGAAAGAAAATGGATATGGATGTTACATTGCATATGAACTTGCAAAGGGAAGATGTGGATGGGATATAAAAGCTGAGAATAAGGAGGATGGAGGGGCCAAATTCACTATAACTGTAAAAAATATTTAA
- a CDS encoding extracellular solute-binding protein yields the protein MVQDSVRQSVFFILSFFIAGLIIVFFFIMPSYEKLPEVETVTKVYYVDNVSAAHKEIIDRFNKAYSGNIEIVPINLPFSKFSTNERKELLTRALRSKSNQIDLFTVDVIWVPRFARWCQPLDEYFPVNERSKFVKSVLNSCYYDNHFYAIPLYTDISVMYYRSDIINRLPGAEEIEKKISRSLTWQEFIDLHKRLKENGLNYPFYVFSADHFEGLTCSFYEGIAGLKSKVITKDSVNLNSPGVKKTIQLLSDLVNKYKMSPPEVIKFDEYQGYQYALKNDAVFIRGWPGFLTQYNTVLDNAEKMKNIKMAPLPHMAGYPPKFVYGGWNFMISKYSEKKKEALSFIRFALREENQKILFKIGGYIPVNKDVYKDTLFMTENNELNNYLKLMENGVHRPYRKNYTRISDIISYYLQKAIQNQTPVKEVINSMQQAINSDQTVLK from the coding sequence ATGGTACAGGATAGCGTCAGGCAATCAGTATTTTTTATCCTTTCATTTTTCATTGCCGGATTGATTATAGTGTTTTTTTTTATTATGCCTTCTTATGAGAAGCTACCTGAAGTTGAAACTGTAACGAAGGTATACTATGTGGATAATGTTTCGGCTGCACACAAGGAAATTATTGATAGATTCAATAAAGCCTATAGCGGTAATATTGAGATAGTTCCTATTAACCTGCCTTTTTCAAAATTTAGTACTAATGAAAGAAAAGAACTGCTTACCAGAGCGCTGCGCAGCAAATCAAATCAAATAGACCTTTTTACAGTAGATGTAATATGGGTTCCCAGGTTTGCGAGATGGTGTCAGCCCTTGGATGAGTATTTTCCTGTTAATGAGCGAAGTAAATTTGTTAAATCTGTTTTGAATTCCTGTTATTACGATAATCATTTTTATGCTATACCTCTTTATACAGACATAAGTGTAATGTACTACAGAAGCGATATTATAAATCGCCTGCCAGGAGCAGAAGAGATTGAGAAGAAAATATCAAGGTCTCTTACATGGCAGGAATTTATTGATCTACATAAAAGACTAAAGGAGAATGGGCTTAATTACCCTTTTTATGTATTTTCAGCGGATCATTTTGAAGGTTTGACATGTAGTTTTTATGAAGGAATTGCAGGATTAAAAAGCAAAGTCATTACAAAAGATTCTGTTAATCTAAATTCTCCGGGAGTTAAAAAAACAATACAACTGTTAAGTGATTTAGTTAACAAATATAAAATGTCGCCTCCCGAAGTGATAAAATTTGATGAGTATCAAGGATATCAATATGCACTTAAAAATGATGCAGTGTTTATAAGAGGATGGCCCGGGTTTTTAACTCAATATAATACGGTTCTTGATAATGCAGAAAAAATGAAAAATATTAAAATGGCGCCTCTTCCACATATGGCAGGATACCCTCCTAAATTTGTATACGGCGGCTGGAACTTTATGATATCAAAATATTCTGAAAAAAAGAAAGAAGCTTTGAGTTTTATTCGTTTTGCATTAAGGGAAGAAAATCAAAAAATACTGTTCAAAATTGGCGGATATATACCTGTTAATAAAGATGTTTATAAAGACACGTTGTTTATGACAGAAAACAATGAATTAAATAATTATTTAAAATTGATGGAAAATGGCGTTCACAGGCCTTATAGAAAAAATTATACTAGAATTTCAGATATTATTTCGTACTATTTGCAGAAAGCCATACAAAATCAAACACCTGTTAAAGAAGTAATTAATTCAATGCAGCAGGCTATAAATTCAGACCAAACTGTTTTAAAATAG
- a CDS encoding NAD(+)/NADH kinase, with translation MQFGVYANIEKPGLKETFDVLLPWIKKNRIVLSIPNALKDILGEQEEIIVFDSLENLVQKSDLLLSMGGDGTMLSAANHVGRSGTPIMGINLGGLGFLTQASLDNMIEKLNSIVSGNYTLEKRMLLEAKITIDDNESSFFAFNDIVFNRAGSPRMMRMEVYVDGSYFNTYVSDGLILSTPTGSTAYSLSAWGPIVLPSLESIILNPICPHAVTVRPTIIPPESVIEITIGRDEYEPFLSIDGQRNVKITVDTKVKVQKADYYISLVSFKESNFFTTLREKLQWGQLPRK, from the coding sequence GTGCAATTCGGAGTTTATGCAAATATTGAGAAACCCGGGCTGAAAGAAACTTTTGATGTGCTTTTACCCTGGATAAAAAAGAATAGAATAGTTTTATCCATTCCCAATGCATTAAAAGATATTCTGGGTGAACAGGAAGAAATCATTGTATTTGACAGCCTGGAGAATTTAGTACAAAAAAGTGACCTTTTGCTTTCTATGGGCGGAGACGGTACAATGCTGAGTGCTGCTAATCATGTAGGCAGAAGCGGCACACCTATTATGGGAATTAACCTCGGAGGATTGGGGTTTCTTACACAGGCCTCTCTTGATAATATGATTGAAAAACTCAACAGCATTGTGAGCGGCAATTACACTCTTGAAAAGAGAATGCTTCTTGAGGCAAAAATTACAATTGATGATAATGAAAGCTCTTTTTTTGCTTTTAATGATATTGTTTTTAACAGAGCAGGCAGCCCGAGAATGATGCGCATGGAAGTATATGTTGACGGGAGTTATTTTAATACATATGTTTCAGACGGATTGATCCTTTCCACTCCCACAGGTTCCACAGCATATTCTCTTTCTGCCTGGGGGCCGATTGTACTGCCTTCACTTGAGTCTATTATTCTAAATCCAATATGCCCGCATGCTGTTACAGTAAGGCCGACAATAATCCCTCCGGAAAGCGTAATTGAGATTACAATCGGACGTGATGAATACGAACCGTTTTTGAGTATTGACGGCCAGCGCAATGTGAAAATTACAGTTGATACAAAGGTTAAGGTCCAAAAAGCCGACTACTATATATCCCTTGTTTCTTTTAAAGAAAGTAATTTTTTTACAACCCTCAGAGAGAAGCTTCAGTGGGGCCAGCTACCCAGGAAATAG
- a CDS encoding 1-deoxy-D-xylulose-5-phosphate synthase — MGKSDKSLLSNIKFPSDLKKFTVKELEQLAEELREFIIKSVSETGGHLAPSLGVVELTLALHRVFNTPKDKIVWDVGHQAYVHKIITGRKDKFNTLRQYGGISGFPKITESEYDTFGVGHSSTSISAALGMAAARDLQGEDFKIAAIIGDGAMTSGIAFEGLNNAGGMKKDIIVILNDNKMSISRNVGALSDYFTKVITNPLYNRIKEDVWNLTGKIPRGSKFVRESVQRLQDGIKTMITPGSLFERFGFRYFGPVDGHDLARLIKVLKEIKKLHGPILLHVQTIKGKGYKFAEQDATKFHGLGSFNPQTGISKKKKNITYTEVFGRTLTELAAKNSKIVGITAAMADGTGMIHMKNRFPDRFFDVGIAEQHAVTFASAMALNGLKPVVAIYSTFLQRAYDQVIHDAALQSSPVVFALDRGGLVGEDGPTHHGSFDLSYLRLIPNMVIMSPKDENELRHMLYTAVNYDKGPVAMRYPRGEGEGVAIDEPFKLIPVGKAEVLKKGKDLAIISIGNMVYLCMHIAELLKKEGVDAAVVNARFVKPLDRETIVQIISESPAVITVEDNTIVGGLGSAVSEFVAEEKINVKLGRFGIPDQFVTQGSVKSLMQEIRLDMEGLISGIISFISS, encoded by the coding sequence ATGGGAAAGAGTGATAAAAGTTTACTCTCAAATATAAAATTTCCATCTGATCTAAAAAAATTTACAGTAAAAGAGCTGGAACAGCTCGCTGAAGAGCTTAGAGAATTTATTATTAAAAGCGTGTCGGAAACCGGCGGGCATCTTGCTCCAAGCCTTGGTGTTGTAGAGTTGACCCTTGCTCTGCACAGGGTTTTTAATACTCCCAAAGATAAAATCGTATGGGATGTCGGGCATCAGGCATATGTTCATAAAATTATTACAGGAAGAAAAGATAAATTTAATACGCTCAGGCAATACGGCGGCATAAGCGGGTTTCCAAAAATAACAGAAAGTGAATATGATACTTTTGGCGTCGGGCATTCATCTACATCAATATCTGCTGCTCTTGGAATGGCAGCAGCACGGGACCTGCAGGGTGAAGATTTTAAGATAGCAGCCATAATAGGCGATGGTGCAATGACAAGCGGTATTGCTTTTGAAGGATTGAACAATGCAGGCGGGATGAAGAAAGATATTATTGTAATTCTAAATGACAACAAGATGTCCATATCACGTAATGTAGGAGCCTTATCAGATTATTTCACAAAAGTAATTACAAATCCATTATATAATAGAATTAAAGAGGATGTCTGGAATCTTACAGGAAAGATCCCGAGAGGATCAAAGTTTGTACGGGAGAGCGTTCAGAGGCTGCAGGATGGAATAAAAACAATGATTACTCCGGGTTCTCTGTTCGAGAGATTCGGGTTCCGCTACTTCGGCCCTGTAGACGGACATGATCTTGCCAGGCTTATAAAGGTTCTGAAAGAAATTAAAAAATTACACGGGCCAATACTTCTGCATGTTCAGACAATTAAAGGAAAGGGCTATAAATTCGCAGAGCAGGATGCTACAAAATTTCACGGGCTTGGATCTTTTAATCCTCAAACCGGCATTTCAAAAAAGAAAAAAAATATTACATACACTGAAGTATTTGGCAGAACATTAACAGAACTGGCTGCAAAAAATAGTAAAATAGTCGGTATTACTGCTGCGATGGCTGATGGCACAGGTATGATTCATATGAAAAACAGGTTTCCTGATCGTTTTTTTGATGTGGGTATTGCAGAACAGCATGCAGTAACATTTGCATCTGCAATGGCTCTTAACGGATTAAAACCTGTTGTAGCTATTTACTCCACTTTTCTGCAAAGGGCATACGATCAGGTTATTCACGATGCAGCTTTGCAAAGCAGCCCTGTGGTTTTTGCTCTTGACAGGGGCGGGCTTGTAGGAGAAGACGGGCCTACGCATCACGGCAGTTTTGATCTTTCATATCTAAGGCTGATTCCCAATATGGTGATTATGTCTCCGAAAGATGAAAATGAATTGAGACACATGCTATATACTGCTGTGAATTATGATAAGGGGCCTGTAGCAATGAGATATCCGAGAGGAGAGGGAGAAGGTGTTGCGATTGATGAACCTTTTAAACTCATACCTGTCGGCAAGGCGGAAGTATTGAAAAAAGGGAAAGATCTGGCAATTATCAGCATAGGGAATATGGTGTATTTGTGCATGCATATAGCAGAGCTGCTTAAAAAAGAGGGTGTTGATGCAGCTGTTGTAAATGCAAGATTTGTTAAGCCTCTTGACAGGGAAACAATTGTGCAGATTATTAGCGAATCCCCGGCTGTAATTACAGTGGAGGATAATACAATTGTCGGCGGGCTCGGCAGTGCAGTATCAGAATTTGTTGCAGAAGAAAAAATAAATGTTAAGCTTGGAAGATTCGGCATACCGGATCAATTTGTAACTCAAGGCTCTGTAAAAAGTTTAATGCAGGAGATAAGGCTTGATATGGAAGGTCTTATTTCCGGAATAATATCTTTTATATCTTCCTGA
- the xseB gene encoding exodeoxyribonuclease VII small subunit, whose protein sequence is MKKQDNLTFEEAFARLESIVDVLDSGETSLEKSLELFEEGMNLTKFCTERLNNAEVKIQKLIKENDAFRVEDFE, encoded by the coding sequence ATGAAAAAACAGGATAATCTTACTTTTGAAGAGGCTTTTGCCAGGCTTGAATCAATAGTGGATGTTCTTGACAGCGGAGAAACTTCTCTTGAAAAGTCTCTCGAGCTTTTTGAAGAGGGGATGAATTTAACAAAATTCTGTACTGAAAGACTGAATAATGCGGAAGTGAAAATTCAGAAACTGATAAAAGAAAACGATGCTTTTCGTGTTGAAGATTTTGAATAG
- the xseA gene encoding exodeoxyribonuclease VII large subunit, whose protein sequence is MEFFREDHTGYDVTVISVSELTGNIRVLLEESFPGVWVEGEISNFKLHSSGHTYFSLKDADSSIACVLWKGRRTNLLFQMRDGLHVKIFGRLTVYEKYGKYQLDVFQVIPVGEGGLQQAFFELKQKLFEEGLFDESVKKELPPFPKTVGIVTSPTGAAVHDIITVISRRFPCVKIILRPVRVQGVGSAEEIAQAIDELNEFGNIDVIIAGRGGGSLEDLWAFNEEVVARAVYRSQVPVVSSVGHEVDFTICDFAADVRAPTPSAAAEMVVPDRKELLLRIFADGDAISNIVSHNIEDNKNRISYIASGFAFRNIENRFRQSAQYIDLLRDKLTSSCLRSLEKHRTAAAGLEMNLAALNPDAVLQRGYSITTLLKSSKVVTSADQIKAGDKIKTRFYRGSSVSTVDFSVIEEKNNEKTG, encoded by the coding sequence GTGGAATTCTTTCGGGAAGACCACACCGGTTACGATGTTACTGTTATTTCGGTATCAGAATTAACCGGAAATATACGAGTGTTACTTGAGGAATCTTTCCCGGGTGTCTGGGTGGAAGGAGAAATTTCAAATTTTAAACTTCATTCGTCAGGGCATACCTATTTTTCATTGAAAGATGCTGATTCCAGTATTGCATGTGTTCTATGGAAAGGGAGGAGGACAAATCTTCTTTTCCAAATGAGAGACGGGCTTCATGTAAAGATATTTGGTAGATTAACTGTTTATGAAAAGTATGGTAAATATCAGTTAGATGTTTTTCAGGTTATTCCTGTAGGAGAAGGAGGTCTGCAGCAGGCCTTTTTCGAGCTAAAGCAAAAGCTTTTTGAAGAGGGCCTGTTTGATGAATCCGTGAAAAAAGAACTTCCTCCTTTTCCGAAAACAGTAGGTATTGTGACCTCGCCTACAGGAGCGGCTGTTCATGATATTATAACAGTTATCAGCCGCCGTTTCCCCTGCGTTAAAATAATTTTGCGTCCTGTAAGAGTACAGGGCGTTGGTTCGGCAGAGGAAATTGCACAGGCTATTGACGAATTAAATGAATTTGGCAATATTGATGTGATTATTGCGGGCCGCGGCGGGGGATCACTTGAAGATTTATGGGCTTTTAATGAAGAGGTAGTTGCACGTGCGGTGTACAGATCGCAAGTGCCTGTTGTATCGTCTGTGGGACATGAAGTTGATTTTACAATATGTGATTTTGCAGCAGATGTCAGAGCGCCTACTCCTTCTGCTGCTGCGGAAATGGTAGTACCTGACAGAAAAGAACTTCTCCTGCGCATTTTTGCAGATGGAGATGCCATATCAAATATTGTCAGTCATAACATAGAAGATAACAAGAACAGAATTTCTTACATAGCGTCAGGATTTGCATTTCGTAATATTGAAAATAGATTCAGGCAGAGTGCTCAATATATTGATTTGCTCCGGGATAAACTAACCTCTTCCTGTTTGAGATCATTAGAAAAGCACAGAACTGCTGCAGCAGGATTGGAAATGAATCTCGCTGCTCTTAATCCTGATGCGGTTTTACAGAGAGGCTATTCAATAACAACGCTGCTTAAAAGCAGCAAAGTTGTAACTTCTGCAGATCAAATAAAAGCAGGTGATAAGATAAAGACCCGTTTTTACAGAGGCAGTAGCGTGAGCACAGTTGATTTTTCCGTAATAGAGGAAAAGAATAATGAAAAAACAGGATAA